The following coding sequences lie in one Methanopyrus sp. SNP6 genomic window:
- a CDS encoding ASCH domain-containing protein: MWMSVKPKFADMILDGVKNVEVRKWLPGTILRERTCIVYASSPLCTVLGEVTIEEIKKVAIQSEEDLAEIAELAKASEDELMRYLEGCDHAYLIALDGPVRYPNPLHLEDLRHLIKERLNMDFHPNPLFRIDQEVLNVVRSAVGVSDRPL, from the coding sequence GTGTGGATGTCGGTAAAGCCGAAATTCGCGGATATGATCCTAGACGGAGTCAAGAACGTCGAAGTTAGAAAGTGGCTACCGGGAACGATCCTCCGAGAACGTACCTGCATCGTGTACGCGTCGAGTCCACTGTGCACCGTGCTCGGCGAGGTTACCATAGAGGAAATCAAGAAGGTGGCGATACAGTCCGAGGAAGATCTCGCTGAGATCGCGGAGTTAGCCAAAGCGTCCGAGGACGAGCTGATGAGGTACCTTGAGGGCTGTGATCACGCGTACCTGATTGCACTGGACGGTCCCGTTAGGTATCCTAACCCTCTTCACCTGGAGGACTTGAGGCATCTCATCAAGGAGCGCTTGAACATGGATTTCCATCCTAACCCGCTGTTCCGAATTGACCAGGAAGTCCTCAACGTCGTGAGGAGTGCTGTCGGTGTTTCCGATAGGCCTCTTTGA
- the mer gene encoding 5,10-methylenetetrahydromethanopterin reductase: MTEVSFGIELLPDDKPTKIAHLIKVAEDNGFEYAWICDHYNNYSYMGVLTLAAVITSKIKLGPGITNPYTRHPLVTASNIATLDWISGGRAVIGIGPGDKATFDKMGLPFPCKIPIWNPEAEDEVGPATAIREVKEVIYQYLEGGPVEYEGKYVKTGTADVNARSIQGSEIPFYMGAQGPIMLKTAGEIADGVLVNASHPKDFEEAVPKIEEGAKEAGRSLDEIDVAAYTCFSIDKDEDKAIEATKIVVAFIVMGSPDVVLERHGIDTEKAEQIAEAIGKGDFGTAIGLVDEDMIEAFSIAGDPDTVVDKVEELLKSGVTQVVVGSPIGPDKEKAIELVGQEVIPHFKE; the protein is encoded by the coding sequence ATCGAGTTACTACCGGACGACAAGCCCACGAAGATCGCCCACCTGATCAAGGTCGCCGAAGACAACGGGTTCGAGTACGCATGGATCTGTGATCACTACAATAACTACTCCTACATGGGAGTCTTAACCCTAGCCGCAGTGATCACTAGCAAGATCAAGCTCGGCCCGGGTATCACCAACCCGTACACCCGGCATCCCTTGGTCACTGCGAGTAATATCGCCACGCTGGACTGGATCTCCGGCGGTCGTGCGGTTATCGGAATTGGTCCCGGAGACAAAGCCACGTTCGACAAGATGGGACTACCGTTCCCGTGTAAGATCCCGATCTGGAACCCCGAAGCCGAGGATGAGGTCGGTCCCGCGACCGCTATCCGTGAGGTCAAGGAGGTGATCTATCAGTACTTGGAAGGCGGACCGGTGGAGTATGAGGGCAAGTACGTCAAGACGGGAACAGCCGACGTGAACGCGCGCTCGATCCAGGGTTCAGAAATTCCGTTCTACATGGGAGCTCAGGGCCCGATCATGTTGAAGACGGCCGGTGAGATTGCGGACGGAGTCCTCGTCAACGCTTCGCACCCGAAGGACTTCGAAGAGGCCGTGCCGAAAATCGAGGAAGGAGCGAAGGAGGCCGGCCGAAGCCTCGACGAGATTGATGTCGCGGCGTACACGTGCTTCTCAATCGACAAGGACGAGGATAAGGCCATCGAGGCTACGAAGATCGTGGTCGCGTTCATCGTGATGGGTTCTCCGGACGTGGTGCTTGAGCGTCATGGTATCGACACGGAGAAGGCCGAGCAGATCGCCGAGGCGATCGGTAAGGGAGACTTCGGCACCGCGATCGGGCTCGTAGACGAGGACATGATCGAAGCCTTCTCTATCGCCGGAGACCCGGACACCGTAGTCGACAAGGTCGAAGAACTACTGAAGTCAGGTGTCACCCAGGTCGTCGTTGGTTCACCGATCGGTCCGGACAAGGAGAAGGCAATCGAGCTCGTAGGACAGGAAGTCATTCCGCACTTCAAGGAGTAA